A genome region from Flavobacterium sp. includes the following:
- a CDS encoding c-type cytochrome has translation MKRIYKITLLVGITILVSSCHNNSAPNYQYFPNMYESVAYEPYTEAAIFKGGKEGQLPVAGTINRGFEPYEYENSTAGYELAKANLKSPLTEEERNSGKGKELFEIYCISCHGATGNGKGKLVEREKFLGVPNYKDRDITEGSIFHVETYGLNAMGSHANQLSAHERWLVADYVLKLRSQL, from the coding sequence ATGAAAAGGATATATAAAATAACACTTTTAGTTGGTATAACTATTTTAGTTTCATCTTGCCACAATAATTCGGCACCAAACTATCAGTATTTTCCAAATATGTATGAGTCTGTAGCTTATGAGCCATATACAGAAGCAGCAATATTTAAAGGAGGGAAAGAAGGACAACTTCCTGTTGCAGGAACTATTAATAGAGGTTTTGAACCTTATGAATATGAAAATTCAACGGCAGGTTATGAATTAGCAAAAGCTAATTTAAAATCTCCTTTGACTGAAGAAGAGAGAAATTCTGGAAAAGGTAAAGAACTTTTCGAAATTTATTGTATCAGCTGCCATGGTGCAACTGGTAACGGTAAAGGTAAATTGGTTGAAAGAGAAAAATTTCTTGGAGTACCTAACTATAAAGACAGAGATATTACTGAAGGAAGTATATTTCATGTTGAAACTTATGGTTTGAATGCAATGGGTTCACATGCAAATCAATTAAGTGCCCATGAACGTTGGTTAGTTGCTGACTATGTTCTAAAACTAAGAAGCCAATTATAA
- a CDS encoding cytochrome c oxidase subunit II, protein MTSLLVIIVLVLLAVALWQLTKIFDLTQVGSASDDSQVASDNDNNIQGYIMFGFLAFIYIFTIYGLLKWGNLALHTPASEHGGLVDNLMNITWVLIFTVQVITQGLLYWFSFKYKGNKDKKALFFADSNKLEAIWSIIPSVVLACLILYGLYAWNNIMFVDKDEDVIEIELYAQQFKWTARYGGADNTLGKANVRLIEGVNTLGVDMSDPNSADDIVVSELHIPKGKKVHFKMRSQDVLHSAYMPHFRAQMNCVPGMVTEFAFVPTYTTAEYRELDFMKEKVAHINKLRAEKSVELVAKGGTALDPYTFDFLLLCNKICGASHYNMQMKVVVDTPEEYKKWLSEKTTLTEDIKAAAAAEKPAEEAKATTTDTTAKVTDTVKAVIDTVKAAVAKVAMK, encoded by the coding sequence ATGACAAGTTTGTTGGTAATTATAGTTTTAGTTTTATTAGCAGTTGCATTGTGGCAATTGACCAAGATATTTGATCTTACTCAAGTAGGATCTGCTTCGGACGATTCTCAGGTTGCATCAGATAATGACAATAACATTCAGGGATATATTATGTTTGGCTTTTTAGCTTTCATTTATATATTTACTATTTATGGTTTACTAAAATGGGGTAATTTGGCACTTCATACTCCTGCTTCAGAGCACGGTGGTTTAGTAGATAATTTAATGAATATTACTTGGGTTTTAATTTTTACAGTTCAGGTTATTACTCAAGGTTTATTATACTGGTTTTCTTTTAAATATAAAGGGAATAAAGATAAAAAAGCATTATTCTTTGCTGATAGTAATAAATTAGAAGCAATTTGGAGTATCATTCCTTCTGTAGTTTTAGCATGTTTAATTCTTTATGGATTATATGCTTGGAATAACATCATGTTTGTTGATAAAGATGAAGATGTAATTGAAATCGAATTATACGCACAACAGTTCAAATGGACTGCAAGATATGGTGGAGCTGATAATACTTTAGGTAAAGCTAACGTTCGTTTGATTGAAGGTGTTAACACTTTAGGTGTTGATATGTCTGATCCAAATTCTGCAGATGATATTGTAGTTTCTGAATTACATATTCCTAAAGGGAAAAAGGTTCACTTCAAAATGCGTTCTCAAGACGTTTTACACTCAGCTTATATGCCTCACTTTAGAGCGCAGATGAACTGTGTTCCAGGGATGGTTACAGAATTTGCTTTCGTTCCAACTTACACTACTGCTGAGTACAGAGAGTTAGATTTTATGAAAGAAAAAGTAGCACACATCAACAAACTTAGAGCAGAAAAAAGTGTAGAGTTAGTTGCAAAAGGTGGTACGGCTTTAGATCCTTATACATTTGATTTCTTATTATTATGTAATAAAATCTGTGGAGCTTCTCATTATAACATGCAAATGAAAGTTGTAGTTGATACTCCGGAAGAATATAAAAAATGGTTAAGTGAAAAAACAACTTTAACTGAAGATATCAAAGCGGCGGCGGCTGCTGAGAAACCAGCTGAAGAAGCAAAAGCTACTACAACAGATACAACTGCTAAAGTAACAGATACTGTAAAAGCGGTTATTGATACTGTAAAAGCAGCTGTAGCTAAAGTTGCTATGAAATAA
- a CDS encoding cbb3-type cytochrome c oxidase subunit I, with translation MSAEAHGHDHGHDHEHEHHHKDTFITKYIFSIDHKMIAKQYLITGIVMGVIGIAMSLLFRMQLAWPEESFKIFNVLLGDKFAPNGVMANDIYLALVTIHGTIMVFFVLTAGLSGTFSNLLIPLQIGARDMASGFMNMISYWLFFLSAVVMLCSLFVEAGPASAGWTIYPPLSALPQAIPGSGAGMTLWLVSMAIFIASSLMGSLNYIVTVINLRTKGMSMTRLPLTIWTFFVTAIIGVISFPVLLSAALLLIFDRSFGTSFFLSDIYIAGEVLHYQGGSPVLFEHLFWFLGHPEVYIVILPAMGLVSEIMSTNARKPIFGYRAMIMSVLAIAFLSTIVWGHHMFISGMNPFLGSVFTFTTLLIAIPSAVKAFNWITTLWKGNLQFNPAMLFSIGMVSTFITGGLTGIILGDSTLDINVHDTYFVIAHFHLVMGISALYGMFAGIYHWFPKMYGRMLNKNLGYIHFWVTAVCAYGVFFPMHFIGLAGLPRRYYTNTNFPLFDDLQNVNVLITTFALVGGAFQLVFLYNFFSSIFYGKKAVQNPWKSTTLEWTTPVEHIHGNWPGEIPHVYRWPYDYSNPNHDVDFVPQNVPMKEGEEVLHH, from the coding sequence ATGTCAGCAGAAGCGCACGGTCACGATCACGGACACGATCACGAGCACGAACATCATCATAAAGACACGTTCATTACTAAATATATTTTTAGTATTGATCACAAAATGATTGCTAAACAATACTTGATTACTGGTATTGTTATGGGAGTTATTGGTATTGCAATGTCCTTGCTTTTCAGAATGCAATTAGCGTGGCCAGAAGAGTCTTTTAAAATATTTAATGTTTTATTAGGAGATAAATTTGCACCAAATGGTGTAATGGCTAATGATATTTATCTAGCTTTAGTTACAATTCACGGAACCATAATGGTATTCTTTGTATTGACGGCAGGTTTGAGTGGAACTTTTAGTAACTTACTTATTCCTCTTCAAATTGGAGCACGAGATATGGCATCTGGATTTATGAATATGATTTCATACTGGTTGTTCTTCTTATCAGCTGTAGTAATGTTATGTTCTTTATTTGTTGAAGCTGGACCAGCTTCTGCAGGTTGGACAATTTACCCTCCATTAAGTGCTTTACCACAAGCTATTCCAGGTTCTGGTGCAGGTATGACTTTATGGTTAGTTTCAATGGCTATCTTTATTGCATCTTCATTAATGGGATCATTAAACTACATTGTAACAGTTATTAACTTAAGAACTAAAGGAATGTCTATGACAAGACTTCCTCTTACTATCTGGACATTTTTCGTAACAGCTATTATTGGTGTTATTTCATTCCCGGTATTATTATCAGCAGCTTTATTATTGATTTTTGATAGAAGTTTTGGAACTTCATTCTTCTTGTCTGATATTTATATTGCTGGAGAAGTTTTACACTATCAAGGTGGATCTCCGGTTTTATTTGAGCACTTATTCTGGTTCTTAGGTCACCCTGAGGTTTACATCGTAATTTTACCAGCGATGGGTCTTGTTTCTGAAATTATGTCTACAAACGCTCGTAAACCAATCTTTGGTTATAGAGCGATGATTATGTCAGTTCTTGCTATTGCATTTTTATCTACGATCGTTTGGGGTCACCACATGTTTATTTCAGGTATGAATCCTTTCTTAGGATCTGTATTTACATTTACTACTTTATTGATCGCAATTCCATCTGCTGTAAAAGCTTTTAACTGGATTACGACTCTTTGGAAAGGTAACTTACAATTCAACCCTGCAATGTTATTCTCTATTGGAATGGTTTCTACTTTCATTACTGGAGGTTTAACAGGAATCATTTTAGGAGATAGTACTTTAGATATTAACGTTCACGATACTTACTTCGTAATTGCTCACTTTCACTTAGTAATGGGTATCTCTGCACTTTACGGAATGTTTGCTGGTATTTACCACTGGTTCCCTAAAATGTACGGAAGAATGTTAAACAAAAACTTAGGTTATATTCACTTCTGGGTAACAGCAGTATGTGCTTACGGAGTTTTCTTCCCAATGCACTTTATTGGATTAGCTGGTTTACCAAGACGTTACTATACAAATACTAACTTCCCATTATTTGACGATTTACAAAATGTGAATGTTTTAATTACAACATTCGCTCTTGTAGGAGGTGCATTCCAGTTAGTATTCTTATACAACTTCTTTAGTAGTATTTTCTACGGTAAGAAAGCGGTTCAAAATCCATGGAAATCTACAACTTTAGAGTGGACTACTCCAGTTGAGCATATTCACGGAAACTGGCCAGGAGAAATTCCTCATGTATACCGTTGGCCGTATGACTACAGTAACCCAAATCATGATGTAGATTTTGTTCCTCAAAATGTACCAATGAAAGAAGGTGAAGAAGTTTTACACCACTAA
- a CDS encoding alpha/beta hydrolase, whose product MRYFILFLLFGSLSAFGQTQKISHFSYGKSPQQILDLYTPNKDLKNLPVVILLHGGAWSMGGLEYTSKHAQDICNQGFIVANVDYRYVTDKISAKDLLDDIDKAVSYVSNLSGKYGYAKNGYHIVGISAGAHLSLLYGFTKKNMKSITALCAPSRLDSPEALEFMKNNGHLDIIEKLSGAKIEAKGTNSALIKISPFNNISNIPTILIHGNADNLVNVSQSQNLYAELKRKGVEAKLIIREGKGHDVGMNTPDTEIQNIKDITDWIVQHNK is encoded by the coding sequence ATGAGATATTTCATTTTATTTTTGCTATTTGGTTCTTTAAGCGCATTTGGACAAACTCAAAAGATTTCTCATTTTAGTTACGGAAAATCACCGCAGCAAATTCTTGATTTGTATACTCCAAATAAAGATTTAAAAAATTTACCGGTTGTTATCCTTCTGCATGGAGGTGCATGGTCAATGGGCGGACTTGAATACACAAGCAAACATGCTCAGGATATATGCAATCAAGGCTTTATTGTGGCCAATGTAGATTATCGTTATGTAACAGATAAAATTTCGGCTAAAGATTTATTAGATGATATCGATAAGGCCGTTAGTTATGTTTCTAATCTTTCTGGCAAATATGGATATGCTAAAAATGGATATCATATTGTCGGAATTAGTGCCGGAGCTCATTTATCATTATTATACGGATTTACTAAAAAGAATATGAAGTCCATTACGGCACTTTGCGCACCTTCAAGACTGGATTCTCCTGAAGCATTAGAATTCATGAAAAATAATGGACATCTGGATATTATTGAAAAACTATCGGGAGCCAAAATTGAAGCAAAAGGAACTAATTCTGCATTAATTAAAATAAGTCCGTTTAATAACATTTCGAATATACCAACAATACTTATTCATGGTAATGCTGATAATTTGGTGAATGTAAGCCAATCTCAAAACCTTTATGCTGAATTAAAAAGAAAAGGAGTAGAAGCAAAACTCATAATAAGAGAAGGTAAAGGACATGATGTTGGAATGAATACGCCTGATACCGAAATTCAGAATATAAAAGATATTACTGATTGGATTGTGCAGCACAATAAATAA
- the ruvB gene encoding Holliday junction branch migration DNA helicase RuvB — protein sequence MNENLDPTTKGYNSEELDLEKRLRPLSFDDFAGQDQVLENLKVFVAAANQRGEALDHALFHGPPGLGKTTLANILANELQVGIKITSGPVLDKPGDLAGLLTNLDERDVLFIDEIHRLSPIVEEYLYSAMEDFKIDIMIESGPNARTVQINLNPFTLVGATTRSGLLTAPMRARFGISSRLQYYSTELLTTIVERSASILKMPIDLEAAIEIAGRSRGTPRIANALLRRVRDFAQIKGNGTIDLEISRYALKALNVDAHGLDEMDNKILLTIINKFKGGPVGLSTLATAVSESSETIEEVYEPFLIQEGFIMRTPRGREVTEKAYKHLGKINTNIQGGLF from the coding sequence ATGAATGAAAATCTTGATCCTACTACAAAAGGATATAACTCAGAAGAATTAGATCTTGAAAAAAGATTGCGTCCGCTGTCATTTGATGATTTTGCCGGTCAGGACCAGGTTTTAGAAAATTTAAAAGTTTTTGTTGCCGCCGCAAATCAGCGAGGTGAGGCTTTAGATCATGCTTTATTTCATGGCCCTCCCGGACTTGGTAAAACAACCTTGGCTAATATTCTGGCGAATGAATTACAAGTAGGAATTAAAATTACTTCTGGACCTGTTTTAGACAAACCAGGCGATCTTGCCGGATTATTAACTAATCTTGATGAGAGAGATGTTTTGTTTATTGACGAAATTCATCGTTTGAGCCCAATTGTCGAAGAGTATTTATATTCGGCAATGGAAGATTTTAAAATTGATATTATGATAGAATCTGGCCCTAATGCCAGAACTGTACAAATCAATTTGAATCCGTTTACATTAGTTGGTGCTACTACACGTTCGGGATTATTGACAGCACCAATGCGTGCTCGTTTCGGAATTTCATCACGTTTGCAATATTATTCTACAGAACTTTTAACGACAATTGTTGAAAGAAGTGCTTCAATATTAAAAATGCCAATTGACTTAGAAGCGGCAATTGAAATTGCAGGTAGAAGTCGTGGTACACCGCGTATTGCAAATGCATTATTGCGCAGAGTTAGAGACTTTGCTCAAATTAAAGGTAACGGAACTATTGATCTTGAAATTTCGCGTTATGCCTTAAAAGCATTGAATGTGGATGCTCATGGTTTAGATGAAATGGATAATAAGATATTGCTGACTATTATTAATAAATTTAAAGGCGGTCCTGTTGGTCTTTCAACTTTGGCAACAGCCGTGTCTGAGAGCAGCGAAACTATCGAAGAAGTTTATGAGCCTTTTTTAATTCAGGAGGGATTTATCATGCGTACTCCTCGAGGGCGTGAAGTTACTGAGAAAGCATATAAGCATTTAGGGAAGATAAATACCAATATTCAAGGAGGATTATTCTAA
- the nrfD gene encoding NrfD/PsrC family molybdoenzyme membrane anchor subunit, translating to MSSHYEAPIRKPLVIGDKSYHDVTVDVAAPVEGPANKQWWIVFTIALVAFLWGLGCIIYTVSTGIGTWGLNKTVGWAWDITNFVWWVGIGHAGTLISAVLLLFRQRWRMAINRSAEAMTIFSVVQAGLFPIIHMGRPWLAYWVLPIPNQFGSLWVNFNSPLLWDVFAISTYLSVSLVFWWTGLLPDFAMLRDRAITPFNKRVYSILSFGWSGRAKDWQRFEEVSLVLAGLATPLVLSVHTIVSMDFATSVIPGWHTTIFPPYFVAGAVFSGFAMVNTLLIVMRKVSNLEAYITLQHIELMNIIIMITGSIVGVAYITELFVAWYSGVEYEQYAFLNRATGPYWWAYWSMMTCNVFSPQFMWFKKLRTSIMFSFIISIVVNIGMWFERFVIIVTSLHRDYLPSSWTMFSPTFVDIGIFIGTIGFFFVLFLLYSRTFPVIAQAEVKTILKGTGDNYVRERANKDSHHE from the coding sequence ATGTCGTCTCATTACGAAGCACCCATTAGAAAACCTTTAGTTATAGGTGATAAATCATATCACGATGTAACTGTAGATGTGGCAGCACCTGTTGAAGGACCTGCAAATAAACAATGGTGGATTGTATTTACAATCGCATTAGTAGCCTTCCTTTGGGGGTTAGGTTGTATAATTTACACCGTATCTACCGGTATCGGAACATGGGGATTAAATAAAACAGTAGGTTGGGCTTGGGATATCACTAACTTCGTTTGGTGGGTAGGTATTGGTCACGCCGGAACATTAATTTCTGCGGTATTATTACTTTTCCGTCAACGTTGGAGAATGGCTATTAACCGTTCTGCGGAAGCTATGACAATCTTCTCGGTAGTTCAGGCTGGTTTATTCCCAATTATTCACATGGGTCGTCCATGGTTAGCATACTGGGTATTACCTATTCCAAACCAATTTGGATCTCTTTGGGTAAACTTTAACTCACCTTTACTTTGGGACGTATTCGCAATTTCAACGTATCTTTCAGTATCATTAGTTTTCTGGTGGACTGGTTTATTGCCTGACTTTGCAATGCTTCGTGATAGAGCTATAACTCCATTTAATAAAAGAGTTTATTCTATCTTAAGTTTTGGATGGAGCGGTAGAGCAAAAGACTGGCAGCGTTTTGAAGAAGTATCTTTAGTATTAGCTGGTTTAGCAACGCCTCTTGTACTTTCTGTACATACAATTGTATCTATGGACTTTGCTACTTCTGTAATTCCAGGATGGCATACAACAATTTTTCCTCCATACTTCGTTGCTGGAGCGGTATTCTCAGGATTCGCGATGGTAAATACCCTGCTTATCGTTATGAGAAAAGTTTCTAACCTTGAAGCATACATCACATTACAGCATATCGAGTTAATGAATATCATTATCATGATTACTGGTTCTATCGTTGGTGTGGCTTATATCACTGAGTTATTCGTAGCTTGGTATTCAGGTGTAGAATATGAGCAATATGCATTCTTAAACAGAGCTACTGGCCCTTACTGGTGGGCATATTGGTCAATGATGACTTGTAACGTTTTCTCTCCACAATTTATGTGGTTCAAGAAATTAAGAACAAGTATCATGTTTTCATTTATTATTTCGATTGTAGTAAACATCGGAATGTGGTTTGAAAGATTCGTAATTATTGTTACTTCTTTACATAGAGATTACCTTCCATCTTCTTGGACAATGTTCTCACCAACATTTGTTGATATTGGAATTTTCATTGGAACAATTGGTTTCTTCTTCGTATTGTTTTTATTATACTCTAGAACATTCCCTGTAATTGCTCAGGCAGAGGTTAAAACAATTTTGAAAGGAACAGGAGATAATTACGTTAGAGAAAGAGCAAATAAAGATTCACATCATGAGTAA
- a CDS encoding DUF3341 domain-containing protein, whose amino-acid sequence MSNKVIYAIYNDDDILMDAVKKTRAAHHHIEEVFTPFPVHGLDKAMGLAPTRLAICAFLYGCVGISVATTMMGYIMIHDWPQDIGGKPSFSFIQNMPSFVPIMFEMTVFFAAHLMVITFYMRSRLWPFKEAENPDVRTTDDHFLMEVAVNNNEAELVSFFEGTGAVEVKVIEKN is encoded by the coding sequence ATGAGTAATAAAGTAATATACGCCATTTATAATGACGATGATATTTTGATGGATGCAGTAAAGAAAACTAGAGCTGCTCATCATCATATTGAAGAGGTTTTTACTCCATTCCCAGTTCACGGATTGGATAAAGCCATGGGTTTAGCACCAACAAGATTAGCAATTTGTGCTTTCCTATATGGATGTGTTGGTATTTCTGTTGCAACAACAATGATGGGATACATCATGATTCATGACTGGCCGCAGGATATTGGAGGTAAACCAAGTTTTAGTTTCATCCAGAACATGCCATCTTTTGTGCCGATTATGTTTGAGATGACAGTATTTTTTGCTGCTCACTTAATGGTAATTACTTTCTATATGAGAAGTAGATTATGGCCATTTAAAGAAGCTGAAAATCCTGATGTGAGAACAACAGATGACCATTTCTTAATGGAAGTTGCTGTAAATAATAACGAAGCAGAACTTGTTTCTTTTTTCGAAGGTACAGGAGCTGTAGAAGTTAAAGTAATTGAAAAGAATTAA
- a CDS encoding quinol:cytochrome C oxidoreductase has protein sequence MYTFSSKLKTFSIILMVLGLLGIGYGFLSAPKDIQEVEKILAAEAHGEHGAAHAESAETSHKEAGHHEAAEASHEEHKGGEHAKVGAADEHTEHLNHVLHQLQNKPWSALYVACIFFLLLSMGVLAFYAIQQVAQAGWSPVLFRVMQGITAYLPAGSIIFFIILVLCGLHFNHIFVWLGEGVTDPKSPNYDEIIAGKSGYLNFPFWIVRAAIFLAGWNLYRYFSRKNCLAQDEANDDLNYKKNFKLSAGFLVFFIVSESIMAWDWIMSFDPHWFSTLFAWYVFASFFVSGITTIALVTLYLKSKGYLEYVNTSHIHDLAKFMFGISVFWTYLWFSQFMLIWYANIPEEVTYFVTRIQLYNLPFFGAVVMNFVFPLLILINTDFKRLSWVVVMAGIVILLGHYVDFFNMIMPGTVGDKWFIGVPEIASILFFLGLFIFVVFTALTKSPLLAKRNPFIEESKHFHY, from the coding sequence ATGTATACATTTTCAAGTAAATTAAAAACTTTTTCTATCATCTTAATGGTTTTGGGACTATTAGGAATTGGGTATGGTTTTTTAAGTGCACCTAAAGATATTCAAGAAGTTGAAAAAATACTAGCTGCTGAGGCTCATGGAGAACATGGTGCTGCTCATGCGGAGTCTGCAGAGACTTCTCATAAAGAAGCAGGACACCATGAAGCTGCTGAAGCTTCGCATGAAGAACATAAAGGAGGAGAGCATGCTAAAGTTGGTGCAGCTGATGAGCACACAGAACATTTAAATCATGTTTTACACCAATTACAGAACAAACCTTGGTCTGCTTTATATGTAGCATGTATTTTCTTTTTACTGCTTTCAATGGGAGTTTTAGCTTTTTATGCTATTCAACAAGTTGCTCAGGCAGGTTGGTCTCCGGTTTTATTTAGAGTTATGCAAGGAATAACAGCTTATTTACCTGCAGGTTCTATTATCTTTTTTATCATTTTAGTTTTATGTGGATTGCACTTTAATCATATTTTTGTATGGTTAGGTGAAGGTGTTACAGATCCTAAAAGCCCTAATTATGATGAAATTATTGCTGGAAAATCAGGATATTTAAATTTTCCTTTCTGGATTGTAAGAGCTGCTATCTTTTTAGCAGGATGGAATTTATATCGTTATTTCTCTAGAAAAAACTGTTTAGCTCAAGATGAAGCTAACGATGATCTAAACTACAAAAAGAACTTTAAGTTATCTGCTGGTTTCTTAGTATTCTTTATCGTTTCTGAGTCTATCATGGCTTGGGATTGGATTATGTCATTTGATCCACACTGGTTCAGTACTTTATTCGCATGGTATGTATTTGCTTCTTTCTTTGTAAGCGGTATCACAACTATTGCATTAGTTACTTTATACTTAAAATCTAAAGGATATTTAGAGTACGTAAATACAAGCCACATTCACGATTTAGCTAAATTCATGTTTGGTATTAGTGTTTTTTGGACTTATTTATGGTTCTCTCAATTCATGTTGATCTGGTATGCTAATATTCCAGAAGAGGTAACTTACTTTGTAACAAGAATCCAATTATATAACTTACCTTTCTTTGGTGCTGTTGTTATGAATTTTGTTTTCCCATTATTAATATTAATTAATACAGATTTCAAACGTCTAAGCTGGGTTGTTGTTATGGCAGGTATCGTAATATTATTAGGTCACTATGTTGATTTCTTTAATATGATTATGCCAGGTACAGTTGGAGATAAGTGGTTTATTGGAGTTCCTGAAATTGCTTCTATTCTTTTCTTCTTAGGTTTATTTATATTTGTTGTATTTACTGCATTAACTAAATCTCCTTTGCTTGCAAAAAGAAATCCTTTCATTGAAGAAAGTAAACATTTTCATTATTAA
- a CDS encoding cytochrome P450 gives MLNRINYTYPHKLSIIRFLKDAEGVRRNPIPFHKRYFEKFGDSFSIKIGFSKHIILSRDNEIAQYILVKNQKKYYKSKFQSVYLSKYLGKGLLTSDGDFWLKQRRLIQPAFHKQKMNQLVENMSKTIALELDNLVEEKTIDLFPVMSNLTFNVVAKSLFQLSTAENKFQRIKYIIEEVQNFLIKEIRLPHKAWWFSLTGQVKKHLKLAEENNKIIQEIIEERKSSGEEINDLLNMLLETRYEDTGESMSMEQLIDEIKVLFIAGHETTANALTFTLHLLGRNPEVQQKILDEIVEIESQTDNVIEQLQKMTYINAVLNESMRLYPPAWITDRQNLEDDLLVNFKIKKGTLIGVSFYELHRNPKYWNNPDEFIPERFLGEQKKQSMQYFYPFGAGPRMCIGTGFAIYEMCLTISQIVKKYTIKSDNESVQFNPLITLKPVNVEVSFSKR, from the coding sequence ATGCTAAATCGTATAAACTATACTTACCCTCATAAATTATCGATAATTAGATTTTTGAAAGACGCCGAAGGTGTTCGAAGAAATCCGATTCCTTTTCATAAAAGATATTTTGAGAAATTTGGAGATTCTTTTTCTATTAAAATAGGTTTTTCTAAGCACATTATTTTGTCGAGAGATAATGAAATTGCACAATACATTTTAGTTAAGAATCAAAAAAAATATTACAAATCTAAATTTCAGTCTGTATATCTTTCTAAATATTTAGGAAAAGGTCTTTTGACCAGTGATGGTGATTTTTGGTTGAAACAAAGAAGACTTATTCAGCCGGCATTTCATAAACAAAAAATGAATCAGCTGGTTGAAAATATGAGCAAAACGATTGCTTTAGAATTAGATAATTTGGTAGAAGAAAAGACGATTGATCTTTTTCCTGTCATGAGTAATCTGACTTTTAATGTGGTTGCAAAATCGTTATTTCAATTGTCAACTGCAGAGAATAAATTTCAGCGTATAAAATATATTATTGAAGAGGTTCAGAATTTTTTAATTAAAGAAATCCGACTTCCGCATAAAGCATGGTGGTTTTCATTGACCGGACAGGTAAAGAAACATCTTAAATTAGCAGAGGAGAATAATAAAATTATTCAGGAAATTATTGAAGAAAGAAAATCATCGGGAGAAGAAATAAATGATTTACTGAATATGCTTTTGGAAACCAGATATGAAGATACTGGCGAAAGTATGTCAATGGAACAGTTGATCGATGAAATCAAAGTTTTGTTTATTGCCGGACACGAAACAACAGCTAATGCTTTAACTTTTACGTTGCATCTTTTGGGCAGAAATCCTGAAGTGCAGCAAAAGATATTGGATGAGATTGTCGAAATTGAATCACAAACTGATAATGTGATTGAACAGCTTCAGAAAATGACTTATATAAACGCTGTTTTGAATGAATCAATGCGTTTATACCCGCCGGCCTGGATTACTGACAGACAAAATCTGGAAGATGATTTATTGGTTAATTTTAAAATTAAAAAAGGAACATTAATCGGAGTTTCTTTTTACGAATTACATCGTAATCCTAAATATTGGAACAATCCTGATGAATTTATCCCGGAACGATTTCTTGGAGAACAAAAGAAGCAATCTATGCAGTATTTTTATCCTTTTGGAGCCGGACCAAGAATGTGCATAGGAACCGGGTTTGCTATTTATGAAATGTGTTTAACCATCTCACAAATTGTAAAAAAGTACACTATTAAATCGGATAATGAAAGTGTCCAGTTTAATCCATTAATTACTTTAAAGCCTGTTAATGTTGAAGTTTCATTTTCTAAACGATGA